A genomic window from Lactobacillus sp. ESL0677 includes:
- a CDS encoding MFS transporter, translating to MDVGLLSFIMPIVHKEWALTNSQTGLISSISTIGMICGGFFFGYLADRIGRKDTLMLSLLTFSIGNFVLAFAQGFDSFLIIRFFVGMGLGGELPVAATYVSDLYSGTKRSRMLILADSFWALGWLVASFLSFALNGVLSWRGLLIVTAISAFFAIVVRKQVPEIKQPAKKERHFAIGKFLNFKTMMLWLAWFMVMFSYYGMFMWLPGIMTSKGNSVVDSFGYSVIIIVAQLPGYFTAAWLTKKINLRYIFAIYMIGTAIGAVLFGQAQTPVATVICGCILSFFNLGAYGTIIAITPSIYEPAIRGTMTGLAEGIGRIGAVIGPLLVGVLIDQKIGINVIFVIFMVSLIIGAAAMLLIPTVKKQASINED from the coding sequence ATGGACGTTGGCTTATTATCGTTTATTATGCCGATTGTACATAAAGAATGGGCATTAACTAATTCACAAACAGGATTAATTAGTTCAATTAGTACGATTGGAATGATTTGTGGTGGCTTTTTCTTCGGTTATTTAGCTGATCGAATTGGTCGCAAAGACACATTAATGTTGTCGCTACTAACGTTTTCAATTGGTAACTTTGTTTTGGCGTTTGCTCAAGGCTTTGATTCATTTTTAATAATTCGCTTCTTTGTTGGCATGGGTCTTGGTGGTGAGCTGCCAGTTGCAGCGACCTATGTTTCTGACTTATATAGTGGTACTAAAAGATCACGAATGTTAATTTTGGCTGATAGCTTTTGGGCTTTAGGCTGGTTAGTTGCGTCATTTTTATCGTTTGCATTGAATGGTGTTTTATCTTGGCGTGGTTTACTAATCGTAACGGCAATTAGTGCATTTTTTGCAATTGTTGTGCGTAAGCAAGTACCAGAAATTAAGCAGCCAGCTAAAAAAGAACGTCATTTTGCCATTGGCAAATTTTTAAACTTTAAAACAATGATGTTGTGGTTGGCTTGGTTTATGGTCATGTTCAGCTATTACGGAATGTTTATGTGGCTACCAGGAATCATGACAAGTAAAGGTAACAGTGTGGTAGATAGTTTTGGTTATTCAGTAATTATTATCGTTGCGCAATTACCCGGATACTTTACTGCTGCTTGGCTTACTAAAAAAATAAATCTACGTTATATTTTTGCAATTTATATGATTGGAACAGCAATTGGTGCCGTTTTATTTGGTCAGGCACAAACTCCAGTTGCAACGGTAATTTGCGGCTGCATTTTATCTTTCTTTAATTTGGGTGCTTATGGGACGATTATTGCTATTACACCGAGCATTTATGAACCTGCAATTAGAGGAACAATGACAGGATTAGCTGAAGGAATTGGTCGAATTGGCGCAGTAATCGGGCCACTACTGGTAGGAGTATTAATTGACCAAAAGATTGGAATTAACGTAATTTTTGTTATTTTCATGGTTTCGTTAATTATTGGAGCTGCAGCAATGCTGTTAATACCGACTGTTAAGAAGCAAGCATCAATTAATGAGGATTAA
- the nadC gene encoding carboxylating nicotinate-nucleotide diphosphorylase, which yields MNNLLLRQKLISFLEEDLEKGDYSSQFLTGKKISGHFVAKQDGVICGQQVPQIAYDLLGQANYHPLVTDGTFVKKGMQIGEVTGDAAVILSAERVVLNLIQRMSGIATIVKKAIQLLDDDSIRITDTRKTAPGLRMFDKYAVRIGGGVNHRFGLTGGAMLKDNHVALMGGVQKAITALKAVQGPLTPIEVEVESLSELKEAIAAKPTTIMFDNQTPATIKEWVQLVPNEIVTEISGGVNLTNLASYRGCGTDYISMGCLTNDVTPIDISFLVQGVYKSGAIK from the coding sequence ATGAATAATCTATTATTACGGCAGAAACTAATTAGCTTTTTAGAGGAAGATCTTGAAAAAGGTGATTATAGCAGTCAATTTTTAACTGGAAAAAAGATCAGTGGTCATTTTGTCGCCAAACAAGATGGCGTTATCTGCGGGCAACAAGTACCACAGATTGCTTATGATCTATTAGGTCAGGCTAACTATCATCCGTTAGTAACTGATGGTACTTTTGTCAAAAAAGGGATGCAAATTGGTGAAGTGACAGGTGATGCGGCAGTTATTTTGAGCGCTGAACGAGTGGTATTAAATCTTATTCAACGAATGAGTGGCATTGCTACTATTGTTAAAAAGGCCATTCAACTTTTAGATGACGATTCGATTAGAATTACGGACACGCGTAAGACCGCGCCAGGATTGCGGATGTTTGATAAATATGCTGTTAGAATTGGCGGGGGAGTTAATCATCGCTTCGGCTTGACTGGTGGTGCCATGCTTAAGGATAACCATGTTGCGCTGATGGGAGGAGTTCAAAAGGCAATTACTGCATTAAAGGCTGTCCAAGGACCGTTGACTCCAATTGAAGTTGAGGTTGAATCATTATCAGAATTAAAGGAAGCAATTGCAGCTAAGCCAACAACAATTATGTTTGATAATCAAACGCCAGCTACAATTAAGGAATGGGTTCAGTTGGTCCCTAATGAAATCGTTACTGAAATTTCTGGAGGTGTTAATTTGACCAATTTGGCTAGTTATCGTGGTTGTGGTACTGATTATATTTCAATGGGATGTTTGACTAATGATGTAACTCCTATTGATATTAGCTTTTTAGTACAAGGTGTCTATAAGTCAGGTGCAATTAAGTAG
- a CDS encoding cupin domain-containing protein — MNTKEDYIKQLDLEPHAEGGWFKDISHSPDKYFAPESNGERYRYTSIEFLLDASSPSHLHKLNHDEIWFYHDGQPITIHCISETGKYWTVKLGKDIKNGEVLQYSVPQNTIFGAEVEGGEGFCLVSCVVAPGFDYHDFILYSRQELLTKYPKLTDVITRMTVAEK, encoded by the coding sequence ATGAATACTAAGGAAGATTATATTAAGCAGCTAGACTTGGAACCACACGCTGAAGGTGGCTGGTTTAAAGACATTTCTCACAGTCCGGACAAGTATTTTGCTCCGGAAAGTAACGGTGAACGATATCGCTACACCTCAATTGAGTTTTTACTTGATGCCAGCAGTCCATCACATTTACATAAGTTAAACCACGATGAAATCTGGTTTTATCATGATGGCCAGCCAATTACAATCCATTGTATTAGTGAGACTGGTAAATACTGGACGGTAAAATTGGGCAAGGACATTAAGAATGGCGAGGTTTTGCAATACAGTGTACCGCAGAATACGATTTTTGGTGCTGAAGTAGAAGGCGGCGAAGGCTTTTGTCTTGTAAGCTGCGTGGTAGCGCCGGGCTTTGATTATCATGACTTCATTTTATATAGTCGGCAAGAATTGCTAACCAAGTATCCTAAATTAACTGATGTCATTACGCGGATGACAGTTGCTGAAAAATAA
- a CDS encoding L-lactate dehydrogenase codes for MNKIGIIGDGHVGCTVAHQLIVSGLVDDLVLIDENEGKVKADALDFEDAMANLHYHANITVNDYAALGDADIIISAMGNIKLSAKDRFGELRYNKPRMTAVTDGIKKSGFNGIIICISNPVDVITGLYQELTGLPKNHVFGTGTLLDTARMKRAVGKKTGVDPRSVIGFTLGEHGDSQFTAWSTVKVLEKPFIETAKKNSWSLDEMNEEIKQGGYTVYAGKQYTNFGIAAAAVRLVEAVLSDSRTEMPVSNYQEEYGTYMSYPAVVGRDGIVQKVELNLTDEEKKQLKQTAETIKEKAKKEI; via the coding sequence ATGAACAAAATAGGTATTATCGGTGATGGGCATGTTGGTTGTACTGTGGCACATCAGTTGATTGTTTCTGGATTAGTAGACGATTTGGTATTGATCGATGAAAACGAAGGCAAAGTTAAGGCAGATGCACTTGACTTTGAGGACGCAATGGCCAACTTACATTATCATGCAAATATTACGGTTAATGATTATGCGGCTCTTGGGGATGCAGATATTATTATTAGTGCAATGGGCAATATTAAGTTGTCCGCAAAAGATCGCTTTGGCGAGCTACGGTATAATAAGCCGCGCATGACGGCAGTTACTGATGGCATTAAGAAGAGTGGCTTCAATGGGATTATTATTTGTATTTCGAACCCCGTTGACGTAATTACGGGTTTATATCAAGAATTGACAGGCTTGCCGAAGAATCATGTCTTTGGAACAGGAACTCTGCTTGATACCGCACGAATGAAGCGTGCTGTTGGTAAGAAGACGGGCGTTGATCCCCGCTCAGTTATTGGTTTTACACTTGGTGAACACGGTGACTCGCAATTTACTGCTTGGTCAACGGTTAAAGTTTTGGAAAAGCCATTTATTGAAACTGCTAAGAAGAATTCTTGGAGTTTGGATGAGATGAATGAGGAAATCAAGCAGGGTGGCTACACGGTCTATGCTGGTAAGCAATATACTAATTTTGGTATCGCAGCAGCAGCCGTGCGCTTAGTTGAAGCTGTCTTGAGCGATTCACGTACAGAAATGCCGGTATCCAATTACCAAGAAGAATACGGAACATATATGTCCTATCCTGCAGTAGTTGGTCGAGATGGTATCGTGCAAAAGGTTGAATTGAATCTGACTGATGAGGAAAAGAAACAGCTGAAGCAAACTGCCGAAACTATTAAGGAAAAGGCAAAGAAAGAAATTTAG
- a CDS encoding helix-turn-helix domain-containing protein, translated as MIKFAEQLKTYRKSNALSQDELAAKLLISRQAISKWESGDSTPDLDNVVKLAEIFNVSLDDLVLGIKTDSRIDETQFVFNPQKNKYVRRYGTMNFWDFLSHFWWLLLIFTIVLLFKL; from the coding sequence ATGATTAAATTTGCAGAACAATTAAAAACTTATCGTAAAAGTAATGCTCTGTCTCAGGATGAACTTGCAGCTAAATTACTTATTAGTAGACAAGCCATTTCTAAATGGGAATCTGGTGATTCAACACCTGATTTGGATAATGTAGTCAAGTTAGCAGAAATTTTTAATGTTAGTCTAGATGATTTGGTATTAGGTATAAAGACAGACTCGAGAATAGATGAAACGCAGTTTGTCTTTAATCCACAAAAAAATAAATATGTTCGGCGCTATGGCACGATGAATTTTTGGGATTTCTTAAGTCATTTTTGGTGGTTACTTCTCATATTCACAATTGTGTTACTTTTTAAGCTTTAG
- a CDS encoding ATP-binding cassette domain-containing protein, which translates to MLIVDKLNVFIGHDKIVNQVTFNIKSGEVVGLIGPNGAGKTTIMKTILGLTKFTGEVKVNNQKVTETNHHALANVGALIEHPAVYPFLTGRQNLELYSQQSSDMDYLITVLEMNNYIDTKASGYSLGMKQKLGIAIAFLNTPQLIILDEPMNGLDIESTIKVRQLIYRYTKTGTAFLISSHILSELQKVMTRAILINNGQIIMNQEVTKFNHFIQQDYKLMTENNSLAEAVLETKKINFARRDNYLLVKPQNLYQIQDELLKQNIHLREMSPVTADFEQIVVNILANQREKHD; encoded by the coding sequence ATGCTAATAGTTGATAAACTGAATGTCTTTATTGGACACGACAAAATTGTTAATCAGGTTACTTTTAATATTAAGTCTGGAGAAGTTGTTGGTTTAATTGGTCCAAATGGAGCTGGCAAAACAACGATAATGAAAACTATTCTGGGGCTAACAAAATTTACTGGTGAAGTTAAAGTAAATAACCAAAAAGTTACTGAAACTAATCATCATGCATTGGCAAATGTAGGTGCACTAATAGAGCATCCAGCAGTATATCCCTTTTTAACTGGTAGGCAGAACTTAGAGCTATACAGTCAGCAATCATCAGACATGGATTACTTGATTACTGTGCTTGAAATGAATAATTATATTGATACAAAAGCTTCAGGATATTCTTTAGGAATGAAACAAAAACTGGGAATAGCAATTGCTTTTTTAAATACGCCACAATTAATTATTCTTGATGAACCAATGAATGGCCTTGATATTGAGTCGACAATTAAAGTTCGGCAACTTATATATCGTTATACTAAAACTGGGACAGCATTTTTAATTTCCAGTCATATTTTAAGTGAGCTACAAAAAGTGATGACTAGGGCAATTTTAATTAATAATGGCCAAATTATTATGAACCAAGAGGTAACAAAATTTAATCATTTTATCCAGCAAGATTATAAATTGATGACTGAAAATAATTCTCTTGCAGAAGCTGTACTTGAAACTAAAAAGATTAATTTTGCTAGACGAGATAATTATTTGCTAGTAAAACCACAGAATCTGTATCAAATTCAAGATGAACTTTTAAAGCAAAATATCCATTTACGAGAAATGTCACCAGTAACAGCTGATTTTGAGCAAATTGTAGTTAATATTTTAGCTAACCAAAGGGAAAAGCATGATTAG
- a CDS encoding ABC transporter permease codes for MIRSLKEEIYKFIHQKNSLYGLVALVLLMIYSALTSKTNADSLISVFGAIEWIPIILIAIGSAFFAMEYSNNTILLLLYKNSERSKIYIAKFLTILLYGIVLATTSIITALLLSIVLKSRQYNLFTVIAGKTILIQLGLNILGMIIYSLFAVAMSFMLIMLIRVNAVVICIGLAWGFFGTSLSTALMKTLPTISNILKWNPLNMVFISQQLSKPHYYRVSQLSNLQLIMGTLFYSLLFAILGYLLFRRRRV; via the coding sequence ATGATTAGAAGCTTAAAAGAAGAAATTTATAAATTTATCCATCAAAAGAACTCACTGTATGGTCTAGTTGCTTTAGTATTGCTGATGATTTATAGTGCGCTAACTTCTAAGACTAATGCTGATAGTTTAATATCAGTTTTTGGCGCAATTGAATGGATACCAATTATTTTGATTGCAATTGGTTCGGCTTTTTTTGCAATGGAATACAGCAATAATACTATTTTGCTATTGCTATATAAAAATTCTGAAAGATCAAAAATTTATATTGCAAAATTTTTGACCATTTTACTGTATGGCATAGTATTGGCTACTACTTCAATAATTACTGCTCTTCTACTAAGTATAGTTTTAAAGAGTAGACAATATAATTTATTTACAGTGATTGCTGGAAAAACAATCTTAATTCAACTTGGTTTAAATATTTTAGGAATGATAATTTACTCGCTTTTTGCTGTGGCCATGTCCTTTATGCTAATTATGTTGATAAGAGTTAATGCTGTAGTTATTTGTATTGGGCTAGCTTGGGGCTTCTTTGGTACTAGCTTGTCAACAGCTTTAATGAAGACTCTTCCAACAATTAGTAACATTTTAAAATGGAATCCGTTAAATATGGTTTTTATTTCTCAACAATTATCAAAGCCCCATTATTACAGAGTTTCTCAGTTAAGTAATTTGCAGTTGATCATGGGAACACTTTTTTATAGCTTGCTTTTTGCAATTCTAGGTTACTTATTATTTAGACGGCGAAGAGTGTAG
- a CDS encoding ABC transporter permease — MILNIKQEFYKQRHKRIIWFIPVILLILMIMASCTLGYGESKRLLMTCYDAPDWIMFILVIIGSTMFSMEFQDNAILTILYKASKKLDVYLSKYIVVITYDCFLHALAIIFTIGLKSITLGTTITWITIYEYNQPIWLNMLNTMLIDLLTTMLIISLVFLLSCLITSNAIVITTSFLVIFLGQAVSANLLNLGKFVNVLKWNPLNMVSLTRQYYNFAMYYSTTHLENVQIILGTLVYLLIFFILGYMIFRKSNYN, encoded by the coding sequence ATGATTCTTAATATTAAACAAGAGTTTTATAAACAACGACATAAAAGAATTATATGGTTTATACCTGTAATTCTCTTAATATTAATGATAATGGCTTCATGTACTTTGGGATATGGAGAATCGAAGCGCCTGTTGATGACCTGTTATGATGCACCAGACTGGATAATGTTTATTTTAGTAATTATTGGGTCAACGATGTTTTCGATGGAATTTCAAGATAATGCAATTTTGACAATATTGTATAAAGCTTCTAAAAAATTAGACGTTTACCTATCTAAATATATTGTTGTTATTACCTATGATTGCTTTTTACATGCATTAGCAATTATTTTTACCATTGGTCTGAAGTCGATAACTCTGGGTACCACAATAACTTGGATTACTATTTATGAATATAATCAACCAATTTGGCTAAATATGCTTAATACAATGTTAATAGATTTGTTAACGACGATGCTGATTATCAGCTTAGTGTTTTTGTTATCTTGCTTGATTACTAGTAATGCAATTGTGATTACAACTAGTTTTTTGGTTATCTTTTTAGGACAAGCAGTTTCAGCGAATTTATTAAATTTAGGCAAGTTTGTTAATGTGCTTAAATGGAATCCATTAAATATGGTTAGCCTAACTAGGCAATACTATAACTTTGCAATGTACTATTCGACAACTCACCTTGAAAATGTACAAATTATATTAGGGACGTTGGTATACTTACTAATATTTTTTATTCTTGGTTACATGATTTTTAGGAAAAGTAATTATAATTAA
- a CDS encoding ABC transporter ATP-binding protein: MDDNKFVEVKNLRKVYDNGYEAIKDVSFSVKKGDLVCLLGPSGCGKTTILNILAGLLSPTAGDILFGGKSVVQIAPKDRHIGYVFQNYALYPHMTVLQNVMFPLVVGKQKKSKTEAEQIARKYMELTQITDLAEEKPGNLSGGQQQRVAIARSLVQEPQILLMDEPLSNLDARLRLKIREEIRSLVKSVGITTLFVTHDQEEALSIGDKIILFNDGVIQQDDLGQNFYLEPNNYFVANFVGNPVIDNFKVTKIADELQGSDFTIKLAELEQSRFKRNLPDGEYTLSVRPENIIPQEDGVLATQIDDVELIGRERILKFTHDDVQARSLVNLESALRRGDQIKLALRLDRIFLFTPEGERVY; this comes from the coding sequence ATGGATGATAACAAATTCGTTGAAGTAAAAAATCTCAGGAAAGTCTACGATAACGGGTACGAGGCCATTAAGGACGTTAGCTTTTCTGTTAAAAAGGGGGATCTGGTTTGTCTTTTGGGACCATCTGGCTGTGGTAAAACAACTATTTTGAATATATTAGCAGGCCTGCTTAGTCCAACTGCTGGTGATATTTTATTTGGTGGCAAATCAGTAGTGCAGATTGCGCCTAAAGACCGGCACATTGGTTATGTTTTTCAAAACTATGCTTTGTATCCGCATATGACGGTTCTTCAGAATGTCATGTTCCCGTTAGTAGTTGGCAAGCAAAAGAAGTCGAAGACGGAAGCAGAGCAAATTGCGCGCAAGTATATGGAACTGACACAGATTACAGATTTAGCCGAAGAAAAGCCGGGCAACTTATCAGGTGGCCAGCAGCAGCGGGTGGCAATTGCGCGGTCATTAGTTCAGGAACCGCAGATTTTATTAATGGATGAGCCGCTATCTAACCTTGATGCTCGTCTGCGCTTGAAAATCCGTGAAGAAATTCGTTCATTAGTTAAGTCGGTGGGGATTACAACGCTATTTGTCACTCACGATCAAGAAGAAGCTTTATCAATCGGCGACAAGATTATTCTCTTCAATGATGGTGTTATTCAGCAGGATGATTTGGGACAAAACTTTTATTTGGAACCGAATAATTACTTCGTTGCTAACTTTGTTGGTAATCCTGTGATTGATAATTTCAAGGTTACTAAAATTGCTGATGAATTGCAGGGTAGTGATTTTACAATAAAATTGGCAGAGCTGGAGCAATCACGATTTAAGCGCAACTTGCCAGATGGTGAATATACATTGTCGGTACGACCAGAAAATATTATTCCGCAAGAAGATGGTGTCTTGGCAACCCAGATTGATGATGTCGAGTTAATCGGTCGTGAACGAATTTTGAAGTTTACCCATGATGATGTTCAGGCACGGTCATTGGTGAATTTAGAATCGGCATTAAGGCGCGGCGACCAAATCAAATTGGCGTTGCGACTTGACCGCATCTTTCTCTTTACTCCTGAAGGAGAGCGCGTGTACTAA
- a CDS encoding sugar ABC transporter permease: protein MKTNQKKAWLFLAPTIIFVTLFSIYPILRAFGMSLQKGSLIDLTWTGFSNYQYIFHDPEFWLAIKNTILYAVISVPVGLAISIMLAWIIFSKVKHKSFFETTFFMPYVTSTIAIGIVFRYIFNGDYGMLNFILRCLHLPAPDWIDDPAMSLITIIIFGIWSGLAFNIVILMGALRNIDPNFYTIADMYGASGKDKFWRITMPELVPTIAFLLTMNIIGAFKIYTSVYALFNGQAGVGNSGTTAVFYIYNKFQIVGTPGVAMAATVVLFLIILFATFLQRKMMKKIGEN from the coding sequence ATGAAGACAAATCAAAAAAAGGCGTGGTTGTTCTTAGCGCCGACAATTATTTTTGTTACGTTGTTCAGTATTTATCCGATCTTGCGTGCCTTCGGCATGAGCTTGCAAAAAGGTTCATTAATTGACTTAACATGGACTGGCTTCAGCAATTATCAGTATATCTTTCATGATCCTGAGTTTTGGCTGGCTATTAAAAATACAATTTTGTACGCCGTTATTTCGGTGCCAGTCGGTTTAGCGATTTCGATTATGCTAGCGTGGATTATTTTTAGCAAAGTTAAGCATAAGAGCTTCTTTGAAACGACGTTCTTTATGCCATATGTAACTTCAACAATCGCGATTGGGATTGTCTTTCGTTATATTTTTAACGGAGACTACGGGATGTTGAACTTTATCCTGCGCTGCTTGCACCTGCCAGCACCGGATTGGATTGATGATCCGGCAATGTCGTTGATTACGATTATTATCTTTGGCATTTGGTCAGGATTAGCCTTTAACATCGTTATTTTGATGGGAGCACTGCGCAACATTGACCCGAACTTTTACACAATTGCCGATATGTATGGTGCGAGTGGCAAAGACAAGTTCTGGCGGATTACGATGCCCGAATTAGTGCCAACCATTGCCTTTTTGTTAACGATGAATATTATTGGTGCCTTTAAAATTTATACTTCGGTTTATGCCTTGTTCAACGGGCAAGCCGGGGTTGGTAATTCCGGTACAACCGCGGTTTTCTATATTTATAACAAATTCCAGATTGTTGGCACACCGGGTGTAGCAATGGCGGCAACAGTTGTCTTATTTTTAATTATTTTGTTTGCGACATTCTTGCAGCGCAAAATGATGAAGAAGATCGGAGAAAATTAA
- a CDS encoding carbohydrate ABC transporter permease: MKKLRWGVLFSYLILFIFAIITVFPFIYMLLGGLMSFQETTSIPPTLIPHHFEWSNYAKVFAQAPFARYFFNTVLTASITTIVSLFNSLLGAFAMVNLHFKGKGIVQIVLLSLLMVPGEAIIFTNYNTIAHMGLLNTYIGLVLPFLTSIFYMYYLQSYFGSISETIYKAAMIDGASDWEYIWKILVPMSKGGLFTVGLLSFISGWNSFLWPLLVTNEDTMRLLNNGLSTFASDAGSETQLQLAAATLTVLPILILYFIFRKQIIQGVVRNDLKG; the protein is encoded by the coding sequence ATGAAGAAACTACGTTGGGGTGTGTTATTCAGTTATCTTATTTTGTTTATCTTCGCAATTATTACGGTTTTTCCGTTCATTTACATGCTGCTGGGTGGGCTAATGAGCTTTCAAGAGACGACGTCAATCCCGCCGACGCTCATTCCGCATCACTTTGAATGGAGTAATTATGCAAAGGTCTTCGCTCAAGCTCCTTTTGCACGGTACTTTTTCAATACAGTGCTGACTGCTAGTATTACAACGATTGTCAGCTTATTTAATTCACTGCTTGGTGCATTTGCAATGGTTAACCTGCACTTTAAGGGCAAGGGCATTGTGCAGATAGTGCTGCTTTCGTTATTAATGGTGCCGGGAGAAGCGATTATTTTTACCAATTACAATACGATTGCCCATATGGGATTGCTCAATACTTATATTGGGTTGGTGTTGCCGTTTTTAACGTCAATTTTTTACATGTATTACCTGCAAAGTTACTTTGGCTCGATTTCGGAGACAATTTATAAAGCAGCCATGATTGATGGGGCTAGTGATTGGGAGTACATTTGGAAAATCTTGGTTCCGATGTCTAAAGGTGGTCTATTTACTGTTGGCCTGCTTAGCTTTATTTCCGGTTGGAATTCATTTCTGTGGCCACTCTTAGTAACTAATGAAGATACAATGCGGCTGCTGAACAATGGGTTATCGACTTTTGCGTCAGATGCTGGAAGTGAAACCCAACTGCAGCTAGCGGCAGCAACGCTGACGGTTTTACCAATTTTGATTTTGTACTTTATTTTTAGAAAACAGATTATCCAAGGAGTGGTACGTAATGACCTTAAAGGATAA
- a CDS encoding MBL fold metallo-hydrolase, whose amino-acid sequence MTLKDKTTITFYNGLTTIGGPMIEVAYNKSHVLFDLGEVFRPELNLPDESYATLIKNQLIGDVPDFYDPQLTGKAINHERWEHVAAYMSHLHLDHSKAMNFLAPEIPLYAGPITAKMLPALNELGNFLLPAAGHAANYTRPIIAAEYRQPIKVGDITLEVWPSDHDAYGATGLIVTTPDKKIAYTGDIRLHGYHPDWVHQFLAAAKGSDVLIIEGTGVSWPEERHDQNSEEFTGPKNERELTEQIVTLQRENPERQMTFNTYSTNVERLLRIISDSPRQVVLHASRAHLLKELGEAYPYYYLPQDEKFADLQPELAIPYQELLADKGKYLWQAVADFDKLQEGGIYIHSNAEPLGEFDPAYRPFVEQFATKKIEFKALRCSGHADVKELKEIIAEVQPAILIPVHTLHPELEENPFGKRILPERNQTVTF is encoded by the coding sequence ATGACCTTAAAGGATAAGACAACGATTACTTTTTATAATGGTTTGACAACAATTGGCGGACCAATGATTGAGGTTGCTTATAACAAGTCACATGTGCTGTTTGACCTAGGTGAAGTTTTTCGGCCAGAATTAAACTTGCCCGATGAAAGTTATGCAACTTTAATTAAAAATCAGCTAATTGGGGATGTGCCAGACTTTTATGATCCACAACTAACGGGCAAGGCGATTAATCATGAGCGTTGGGAGCATGTGGCTGCGTACATGTCGCATTTGCATCTTGATCACAGTAAGGCAATGAACTTTTTGGCACCAGAAATACCTCTTTATGCTGGACCGATTACTGCCAAAATGCTGCCGGCATTAAATGAGTTAGGCAATTTTCTGCTGCCGGCTGCAGGACATGCGGCTAATTATACGCGGCCAATTATTGCGGCAGAATATCGTCAGCCAATCAAGGTCGGCGACATTACCCTTGAGGTATGGCCGAGCGATCATGATGCCTATGGGGCAACTGGCTTAATTGTGACAACCCCTGATAAGAAAATTGCCTATACTGGCGATATTCGACTTCATGGTTATCACCCCGACTGGGTGCACCAATTCTTAGCAGCTGCTAAAGGTAGTGATGTGCTCATTATTGAAGGCACTGGAGTTTCTTGGCCCGAAGAGCGGCATGACCAAAATAGTGAAGAATTTACCGGTCCGAAGAATGAGCGGGAATTAACGGAGCAGATTGTTACACTTCAAAGAGAAAATCCAGAACGCCAGATGACTTTTAACACTTATTCAACTAATGTTGAACGCTTGTTAAGAATTATTAGTGATTCGCCCCGGCAAGTCGTATTGCATGCGTCACGGGCGCACTTGCTTAAAGAATTGGGTGAGGCTTATCCATATTATTACTTGCCACAGGATGAAAAGTTTGCTGACTTACAACCAGAACTAGCAATTCCTTACCAAGAATTGTTAGCTGATAAGGGCAAATACTTGTGGCAGGCAGTAGCTGACTTTGACAAGTTGCAAGAAGGTGGCATCTATATTCATTCAAATGCAGAACCGTTGGGTGAGTTTGATCCTGCTTATCGGCCATTTGTTGAACAATTTGCGACAAAGAAGATTGAGTTTAAGGCATTGCGCTGTTCTGGTCATGCGGATGTTAAAGAGCTCAAGGAAATTATTGCGGAGGTTCAGCCAGCAATACTGATTCCGGTGCACACATTGCATCCGGAGCTGGAAGAGAACCCATTTGGGAAGCGGATTTTACCTGAGCGTAACCAAACAGTTACGTTTTAG